One genomic segment of Corynebacterium durum includes these proteins:
- a CDS encoding methylmalonyl-CoA carboxytransferase subunit 5S — MSPRKIGVTEVALRDAHQSLMATRMAMEDMVGICEDMDQAGFWSVECWGGATFDACIRFLNEDPWERLRTFRKLMPNSKLQMLLRGQNLLGYRHYEDMVVDKFVEKSKENGMDVFRVFDALNDPRNLEHAMAAVKKVGGHAQGTICYTVSPLHTVEGYIEQAGRLLDMGADSIALKDMAALLKPQPAYDIIRGIKDTYGDDTQINVHCHSTTGVTLVTLMKAIEAGADVVDSAISSMSLGPGHNPTESLVEMLEGTDYTTDLDMDRLIAIRDHFKTIRPKYAEFESETLVDTNIFLSQIPGGMLSNMESQLKAQGAGDKIDEVMREVPLVRKDAGYPPLVTPSSQIVGTQAVFNVLMGRYKVMTAEFADLMLGYYGECIGERDPELVKQAEAQTKKKPIDVRPADLLEPEWDQLVEEASNLEGYDGTDEDVLTNALFPGVAPGFFSTRSEGPKNVGKTAEQLEREKAAASGSANAVREPISYKVTVGGRSQTVKVEPA, encoded by the coding sequence ATGAGTCCGCGAAAAATTGGCGTAACGGAAGTCGCTCTGCGCGATGCGCACCAGAGCCTCATGGCCACACGCATGGCTATGGAAGACATGGTTGGGATATGTGAAGACATGGACCAAGCAGGTTTCTGGAGTGTTGAGTGCTGGGGCGGCGCTACGTTCGATGCCTGTATCCGTTTTTTGAATGAAGATCCATGGGAGCGTTTGCGCACATTCCGCAAACTGATGCCCAACAGCAAGCTGCAGATGCTGCTGCGTGGCCAGAACCTCCTGGGATACCGCCACTATGAAGACATGGTGGTGGACAAATTTGTGGAGAAGTCGAAGGAAAACGGCATGGACGTTTTCCGTGTGTTCGACGCCCTCAATGACCCCCGCAACCTTGAGCACGCCATGGCCGCCGTAAAGAAGGTGGGTGGGCATGCGCAAGGAACCATTTGTTACACCGTGTCCCCGCTGCACACAGTGGAGGGATACATTGAACAAGCTGGTCGCTTGCTTGACATGGGTGCAGATTCAATCGCCCTGAAAGATATGGCTGCCCTGCTCAAGCCGCAACCGGCGTATGACATCATCCGTGGTATCAAAGACACCTACGGTGATGACACTCAGATCAACGTGCACTGCCACTCCACGACGGGTGTCACTCTGGTGACGTTGATGAAGGCCATTGAGGCTGGTGCTGACGTGGTGGATAGCGCCATTTCCTCTATGTCGCTGGGTCCGGGCCACAACCCCACCGAGTCTCTGGTGGAAATGCTGGAAGGCACCGATTACACCACTGACCTGGACATGGATCGCCTGATTGCTATCCGTGACCACTTCAAGACCATTCGTCCGAAGTACGCCGAGTTCGAGTCGGAAACTCTGGTGGACACCAACATCTTCCTCTCCCAGATTCCGGGCGGCATGCTGTCCAACATGGAATCCCAGCTGAAAGCTCAAGGCGCTGGTGACAAGATCGATGAGGTGATGCGGGAGGTGCCGCTAGTCCGCAAGGACGCTGGCTACCCGCCGCTGGTTACCCCGTCCTCCCAGATCGTGGGTACTCAGGCCGTCTTTAACGTATTGATGGGCCGCTACAAGGTGATGACCGCCGAGTTTGCAGACCTCATGCTGGGCTACTACGGCGAGTGCATTGGCGAGCGCGACCCAGAGCTGGTCAAGCAAGCCGAAGCGCAGACCAAGAAAAAGCCCATTGACGTGCGCCCCGCCGACCTGCTGGAACCAGAGTGGGACCAGCTTGTTGAGGAGGCCAGCAACCTCGAAGGCTACGACGGCACGGATGAGGATGTGCTCACCAACGCACTCTTCCCAGGTGTCGCACCCGGTTTCTTCAGCACCCGTAGCGAGGGTCCGAAGAACGTGGGTAAGACCGCTGAGCAGCTGGAACGCGAGAAGGCTGCCGCCTCGGGTTCCGCCAACGCTGTGCGCGAACCGATTAGTTACAAGGTCACTGTGGGTGGCCGCTCTCAGACCGTCAAGGTCGAACCGGCCTAA